In Pseudomonas campi, the sequence CGCGACTTCCGTGGCGTATCGATTGCCGCGATCAACGGCTACGCCATGGGCGGCGGCCTGGAATGCGCCCTGGCCTGCGACATCCGCATCGCCGAGCGCCAGGCGCAGCTGGCCCTGCCGGAAGCCACGGTCGGCCTGCTGCCCTGCGCCGGCGGCACCCAGGCGCTGCCCTGGCTGATCGGTGAAGGCTGGGCCAAGCGAATGATCCTCTGCGGCGAACGCATCGACGCGGAGACCGCCCTGCGTATCGGTCTGGTCGAACAGGTGGTGGACAGCGGCGAAGCCCGTGGCCATGCCCTGCTGCTGGCGGCCAAGGTCGCACGGCAGAGCCCGGTGGCGGTGCGCACCATCAAGCCGCTGATCCAGGGCGCCCGTGAGCGCGGCGCGAATACCTGGCTGCCGGAAGAGCGCGAGCGCTTCGTCGACCTGTTCGATGCCGACGACACCCGCGAAGGGGTCAACGCCTTCCTCGAGAAACGCGACCCGCAGTGGCGCAACAAGTGATCGTAGGGTGGATGTCGCCTTTTACATCCACCACAAACCCCGCACGGTGGATGGATAAAACGTCATCCACCCTACGATGGACGCACCAATGAACGTGACTTTCGAAGAACGCCACGCCCAGCACGGCTACCGCATCGGCATCGCCAGCCTGGATGCGCAGAAGAGCCTCAACGCCCTGACCCTGCCGATGATTGAAGCGCTGGATGCCAAGTTGAGCGCCTGGGCGGCTGACCCGAGCATCGCCTGCGTGCTGCTGCGCGGCAACGGGCCCAAGGCTTTCTGCGCCGGCGGTGATGTGGTGCAGCTGGTGCAACAGTGCCGCGAACATCCGGGCGAGATTCCGGCCCTGGCGCGGCGCTTCTTCGCCGACGAATACCGCCTCGACCACCGCATCCACACCTACCCGAAACCGCTGATCTGCTGGGCCCACGGCCATGTGCTGGGCGGCGGCATGGGCCTGATGCAGGGCGCCGGCATACGCATCGTCACGCCAAGCAGCCGCCTGGCCATGCCGGAGATCAATATCGGCCTGTACCCGGATGTCGGCGGCAGCTGGTTCCTCGCCCGCCTGCCGGGCAAGCTGGGCCTGTTCCTCGGCCTCAGCGCCGCGCAGATCAATGCCCGCGATGCCCTGGATCTGAACCTGGCCGACCGCTTCCTGCGTGACGACCAGCAGGACGTGCTGATCGAGGGCCTGGCGCAGATGAACTGGCAGGAACAGGCCCCGGCACAGCTCACCAGCCTGCTCCGCGCCCTGGAGCAGGAAGCCCGCAGCGACCTGCCGCAGGCGCAGTGGCTGCCGCGCCGCGAGCGCCTCGATGCCCTGCTCGACGTGGCCGACCTGCCCGGCGCCTGGCATGCCCTCACTGCCCTGCAGGGCGACAGCGACCTGCTCCTGGCGCGCGCCGCCAAGACCCTCAGCGAGGGCTGCCCGCTCACCGCGCACCTGGTCTGGCAACAGATCCAGCGCGCCCGTCACCTGTCGCTGGCCGAAGTGTTCCGCATGGAATACGCCATCAGCCTGAACTGCTGCCGCCACCCGGAATTCCCCGAAGGCGTGCGTGCCCGGCTGATCGACAAAGACCAGGCGCCGCGCTGGCACTGGGCAGATGTCGCGACCATCCCGGCGGCAGTGATCGAAGCGCACTTCGAAGCGGTGTGGGAAGGCGAGCACCCGCTGGCGGATTTGTAATGACGCGCCCTGTAGCCCGGATGCAATCCGGGAGAGCTCTGCGAAAACGCCCCGGATTGCATCCGGGCTACGCACTGTAAATTTCCTGTAGGAGCCAGCTTGCTGGCGATCGCCCCGCCCCTGATCGCCAGCAAGCTGGCTCCTACGAACGCGACACCTGGCATTCGCTACGAGGAGAACAATAACAATGACTCAGATCGCCTTTATCGGCCTCGGCCACATGGGCCTACCCATGGCCCGCAACCTGCTCAAGGCCGGTTTTGCCATCAGCGTCTTCGACCTGGTCCAGGACAGCGTGGCCAGCCTCGCCGCCGAAGGCGCCAAGGCTGCCGGCAGCGCCGCCGATGCGGTACGCGATGCCACGGTGGTGGTCAGCATGCTGCCGGCCAGTCGCCATGTGGAAAGCCTGTACCTGGGCGACCAGGGGCTGCTGGCCCAGATCACCCCCGGCAGCCTGGTGCTGGAGTGCTCGACCATCGCTCCGGACTCGGCGCGCAAGGTGCACGCGGCAGCGGCGGCACGCGGTATCGGCCTGCTCGATGCGCCGGTATCCGGTGGCACCGCCGGTGCGGCAGCCGGCACCCTGACCTTTATGGTCGGCGGCAAGGCCGAAGCCCTGGAAAAGGCCCGGCCGATTCTCGCCGCCATGGGCAAGAACATCTTCCACGCCGGCCCCGACGGTGCCGGCCAGGTGGCCAAGGTGTGCAACAACCAACTGCTCGCCGTGCAGATGATCGGCACCGCCGAAGCCATGGCCCTGGGTGTGGCCAGCGGCCTGGACCCGGCCGTGCTGGCCGAGATCATGCGGCAGAGTTCGGGTGGCAACTGGACCCTGGAGAAGTACAACCCCTGGCCGGGGGTGATGGAGAACGCGCCGGCCAGCAAGGGTTACAGCGGCGGTTTTATGGCCGAGCTGATGGCCAAGGACCTGGGCCTGGCCCAGGAAGCCGCGCAGGCCACGGCCAGCAGCACGCCTATGGGCGCCCTGGCCCTGCAGCTGTACCGCCTTTTGCTCAAGCAGGGTAACGGCAAGCTGGATTTCTCGGCGGTGCAGAAGTTGTTTGTCGAGTAGCCAAGCGCCTTCATCGACCGTAGCCCGGATGGAATCCGGGAAGGGTTATGCGGTATTTCCCCGGATTGCATCCGGGCTACGGCTCTCGACACCGCCCCTCTCCCCAGCCCTCTCCCATTAATGGGAGAGGGGGCAGTCCCTGCAATGCCTGAAGCCTTCGCTGCCCGAACATGCCGGCGAGAA encodes:
- a CDS encoding enoyl-CoA hydratase, giving the protein MSNAIEAYKPGVFDLTHKLTVEKHGHTALITINHPPANTWDRDSLIGLKQLVEHLNHDDDIYALVVTGQGGKFFSAGADLNLFADGDKARAREMARRFGEAFEALRDFRGVSIAAINGYAMGGGLECALACDIRIAERQAQLALPEATVGLLPCAGGTQALPWLIGEGWAKRMILCGERIDAETALRIGLVEQVVDSGEARGHALLLAAKVARQSPVAVRTIKPLIQGARERGANTWLPEERERFVDLFDADDTREGVNAFLEKRDPQWRNK
- the mmsB gene encoding 3-hydroxyisobutyrate dehydrogenase: MTQIAFIGLGHMGLPMARNLLKAGFAISVFDLVQDSVASLAAEGAKAAGSAADAVRDATVVVSMLPASRHVESLYLGDQGLLAQITPGSLVLECSTIAPDSARKVHAAAAARGIGLLDAPVSGGTAGAAAGTLTFMVGGKAEALEKARPILAAMGKNIFHAGPDGAGQVAKVCNNQLLAVQMIGTAEAMALGVASGLDPAVLAEIMRQSSGGNWTLEKYNPWPGVMENAPASKGYSGGFMAELMAKDLGLAQEAAQATASSTPMGALALQLYRLLLKQGNGKLDFSAVQKLFVE
- a CDS encoding enoyl-CoA hydratase/isomerase family protein; translation: MNVTFEERHAQHGYRIGIASLDAQKSLNALTLPMIEALDAKLSAWAADPSIACVLLRGNGPKAFCAGGDVVQLVQQCREHPGEIPALARRFFADEYRLDHRIHTYPKPLICWAHGHVLGGGMGLMQGAGIRIVTPSSRLAMPEINIGLYPDVGGSWFLARLPGKLGLFLGLSAAQINARDALDLNLADRFLRDDQQDVLIEGLAQMNWQEQAPAQLTSLLRALEQEARSDLPQAQWLPRRERLDALLDVADLPGAWHALTALQGDSDLLLARAAKTLSEGCPLTAHLVWQQIQRARHLSLAEVFRMEYAISLNCCRHPEFPEGVRARLIDKDQAPRWHWADVATIPAAVIEAHFEAVWEGEHPLADL